GTGCCTATGCATGCTAGATATCGAGTAGGTTTGTTGATTCATGTTATCTATGATTAGCCTAAGAGGCTATTTAATCCTTGACCTATATACTCCCACATGCCCAATTCAATAGTAGAGACCAAGTTCCGgacctagaggggtgctacctcacaTGAGTTATcttcccgataggtaacctgatccccggactcaGACTCAAGTTTCGTAGACCACTTTTTCTATACTGGAGTCAtcaggggtttttgttcttacttaatttttcccctttaaaaaataaaaataagaagtaagaggcgactccaaacaaaaccatTCCTCATCGGGGACGGATTTTTCAAAGCTCGAAGACCACTTTTCCATTCCATTCCACactacttaaaaaaaaagatagcgAGTCGCACTATCCgagtggatcgggtgagggtccacagcGGGCCATCTTTCTCTAatatgcacgaacatggtcgACTACTCTCAAtttcctctcatctaggagattgagctgatcaaacCGAGGCTGAGCCCAATCTGCCTCTGGAATCCGCTACTCCAATGCTAccctcaatgaacccatctcaatctcaactgGCAACActgcctccataccatacaccaaatagtagggtgtggctcctgtagaggtgcAAAAAGAAGTCCGATAAGCACACAATGCAAAATGGAGCTTCTCTCTCTGCAATATCCtgttaatattcttattcacgGCCTCTATTGCCCCGTTCGTCTACAGCCTGTACACAGACgacctatgatgtcggatgccaTATCGGTGtactaaggtgtcaacctctgctctgaaatgtacccctTTATCTGAGATCAACTTATAAGGGACTTCATAGCGATAAATAATGTGTGAtatgatgaaactagcaactccacctgatgtcaatctcgcatatgaaacggcctccacccacttggtgaagtagtCGATGGcaaccaagatgaactcatgaccactggaagatttcggtGAAATCTTCCCAATGATGTCTATACCCCATATTGAAAATGGTCATGGTGAAGTCAACACATGTAACTCTGAGAgcggcacgtgaatgagatcttcgtgtatctgacactctaaacatctctgaacaaactgacGACAATCCATTTCCATGGTTAACTAGAAATAGtcagtcctcatgatcttacgggtcaacatatgtcctcccatatgtggttCGCAGACTCCctcatgaacctctctcataaCTCGATCGGCAGAAGCATGGTCCAAACACAATAGCAATATCCCATCAGCTGATCGTCTGTACAACGTCTCGCCACAAATCATGAATCGGGTAGCCagctgtctcaatgctctcttatcCTTGGTCGTGGCGGCCTCAAGATATACGTCAAGTCTCAGAAAGTGATATATGCCATGATACCATGGCAAACCATCATCTAACTCTGTATCGTCGATCAGACAACAGTATGCAGGAGCAGATCTTAACTCGATCAATAAAGGACGAACAGTGGCATCAGTaggaatatcaatcatggaaactagagtagctaaggcatcagcaaactggttctacgctctaggcagatgtgtatatctcaaatcatcaaatctcacAACCAATAGCTCCAAATATgcatggtaaggcctaagcttcacatctctagtctt
Above is a genomic segment from Vitis riparia cultivar Riparia Gloire de Montpellier isolate 1030 chromosome 14, EGFV_Vit.rip_1.0, whole genome shotgun sequence containing:
- the LOC117930523 gene encoding uncharacterized protein LOC117930523 produces the protein MIDIPTDATVRPLLIELRSAPAYCCLIDDTELDDGLPWYHGIYHFLRLDVYLEAATTKDKRALRQLATRFMICGETLYRRSADGILLLCLDHASADRVMREVHEGVCEPHMGGHMLTRKIMRTDYF